One part of the Mesorhizobium sp. M4B.F.Ca.ET.058.02.1.1 genome encodes these proteins:
- a CDS encoding Arc family DNA-binding protein, producing MPSVTIRNIPEETHRALRVQAAIHGRSTEAEIRAILENAVRPEGRVKLGSLLSEIARRAGVKDEDVDALEQVRDKSPAEPLRFE from the coding sequence ATGCCATCTGTGACGATCAGAAACATTCCGGAAGAAACCCACCGCGCTCTGCGCGTGCAGGCCGCCATCCATGGCCGAAGCACGGAGGCGGAGATCCGGGCCATACTCGAGAACGCCGTGCGGCCCGAGGGGCGCGTGAAGCTGGGCTCTTTGCTGTCCGAAATCGCCCGCCGCGCCGGCGTGAAAGACGAGGATGTCGATGCGCTGGAGCAGGTCCGCGACAAAAGCCCGGCCGAGCCCCTGAGATTTGAATGA
- a CDS encoding type II toxin-antitoxin system VapC family toxin, protein MILLDINVVSEVMRPEPHPAVLAWLDDQAAETLYISSVTLAEVLFGIEVMPAGRRKNVLAEAFAGICAVFDQRVLPFDVQAARQYAGLAAKARTAGKGFPIPDGYIAAIADAKGFHVASRDTSAFHAAGIPVVDPWQNAT, encoded by the coding sequence ATGATTCTCCTGGACATCAATGTCGTTTCGGAGGTGATGAGGCCGGAACCCCATCCGGCGGTGCTGGCATGGCTGGACGATCAGGCTGCTGAAACATTGTATATTTCCAGCGTTACGCTCGCAGAGGTGCTATTCGGTATCGAGGTGATGCCTGCGGGGCGCCGCAAGAATGTCCTGGCTGAGGCCTTTGCTGGCATATGCGCGGTGTTTGATCAGCGCGTTCTGCCATTCGACGTGCAGGCAGCGCGGCAGTATGCCGGCCTTGCCGCAAAAGCCAGAACGGCGGGCAAGGGGTTCCCCATACCCGACGGCTATATAGCGGCTATCGCCGATGCCAAAGGCTTCCACGTCGCTTCGCGTGACACGTCGGCCTTTCATGCGGCGGGCATACCAGTCGTCGATCCTTGGCAAAATGCGACGTAG
- the hdaA gene encoding DnaA regulatory inactivator HdaA, whose product MAADRTDPPRQLPLDLGHGTGYSRDELVVSSTNAQAVALVDRWPDWPSPVVVLAGPAGSGKTHLASIWQARASALRVDAGRIEECIADLGHRSVLIDDVDKHPVDETGLFHLINTVRGAGSSLLLTARRFPSAWGVELPDLISRLKAAATVEIHEPDDLLLAGVITKLFADRQVEVEPHVVQYLVRRIERSLATAMRVVGRLDRAALERKTPITRALAAETVSAMDEGQGEFEI is encoded by the coding sequence ATGGCCGCTGACAGAACCGATCCGCCGCGCCAGCTGCCGCTCGATCTCGGTCACGGCACGGGCTATTCACGTGACGAGCTCGTGGTGTCTTCGACCAACGCCCAGGCGGTGGCGCTGGTCGATCGCTGGCCCGACTGGCCTTCGCCGGTCGTGGTGCTGGCCGGCCCGGCCGGCTCCGGCAAGACGCATCTGGCCTCGATCTGGCAGGCCCGCGCCAGCGCGCTAAGGGTGGATGCCGGACGCATCGAAGAGTGCATCGCCGACCTCGGCCACAGGTCCGTCCTGATCGACGATGTCGACAAGCATCCGGTTGACGAGACGGGCCTGTTCCATCTCATCAATACGGTCCGTGGCGCCGGCTCCAGCCTGCTGCTGACGGCCAGGCGCTTTCCCTCGGCCTGGGGTGTCGAACTGCCCGATCTCATCTCGCGGCTGAAGGCTGCCGCGACCGTCGAGATCCACGAGCCCGACGATCTTTTGCTTGCCGGCGTCATCACCAAACTCTTCGCCGACCGCCAGGTCGAGGTGGAGCCGCATGTCGTGCAATATCTGGTCAGGCGCATCGAACGCTCGCTGGCCACCGCCATGCGCGTGGTTGGACGCCTCGACCGCGCGGCCCTGGAGCGCAAGACGCCGATCACCCGGGCGCTCGCCGCCGAGACCGTCAGCGCCATGGACGAAGGGCAGGGCGAGTTCGAGATTTGA
- a CDS encoding NAD(P)/FAD-dependent oxidoreductase, whose amino-acid sequence MAAETLPAGRPGTFEGAIVIGAGAAGLAVAQALAAAGVATQVLERENRLAEPWHRRHENLHLNTHRDLSALPGVAYPAGTPAFPHRTTVIGHLNHFAEAHRLPVEFGIAVKDVSFNGDHWTVRTSAGPRRARHVVVATGRDRQPFIPVWKGMEDFPGRIVHSADFGAAKDYEDKKVLVVGAGNSGFDALNHLSGAKTGQMWLAARNGPSLLPKRIGQIAVHRFSPFMARLPVRLADWAMALTQRLVFGDLSKFGLPRAPLGGASRLGSDYTAIASDDGAVDAIRAGRVIVVPQVREFTRDGVILDDGQTITPDVVIAATGYRTGLEPMLGQLGVLDGKGVPLFNGADSDPKLPGLWFTGMRPSIRGCFANARIQGAAIARKIAGQRR is encoded by the coding sequence ATGGCAGCGGAAACCTTGCCGGCCGGCCGACCGGGAACCTTCGAGGGCGCGATCGTGATCGGCGCCGGCGCCGCCGGGCTCGCTGTGGCCCAGGCGCTCGCCGCTGCCGGCGTGGCGACACAGGTGCTGGAGCGGGAAAACAGGCTGGCCGAACCCTGGCACAGACGGCATGAGAACCTGCATCTCAACACCCACCGCGATCTTTCCGCGCTGCCCGGTGTCGCCTATCCCGCCGGCACGCCGGCGTTTCCGCACCGCACCACGGTGATCGGCCACCTCAATCACTTCGCCGAAGCGCACCGGCTGCCGGTCGAATTCGGCATCGCCGTCAAGGACGTGAGCTTCAACGGCGATCACTGGACGGTGAGGACCAGCGCCGGGCCGCGGCGCGCGCGCCATGTCGTGGTCGCCACCGGGCGCGACCGACAGCCGTTCATTCCCGTCTGGAAAGGCATGGAGGACTTTCCCGGGCGCATCGTCCATTCGGCGGATTTTGGCGCGGCGAAGGACTATGAGGACAAGAAGGTACTGGTGGTCGGCGCCGGCAATTCGGGCTTCGACGCGCTCAATCACCTTTCCGGAGCCAAGACCGGACAGATGTGGCTGGCGGCGCGCAACGGCCCCTCGCTGTTGCCCAAGCGCATCGGACAGATCGCCGTGCACCGTTTTTCGCCTTTCATGGCGCGGCTGCCCGTGCGGCTGGCGGACTGGGCGATGGCGCTGACCCAGCGCCTTGTCTTCGGCGACCTCAGCAAATTCGGCCTGCCGCGCGCGCCCTTGGGCGGCGCCAGCCGCCTCGGCTCCGACTATACGGCGATCGCCTCCGACGACGGCGCCGTCGATGCCATCAGGGCCGGCAGGGTCATCGTGGTGCCGCAGGTCAGGGAATTCACCCGCGACGGCGTCATCCTGGATGACGGTCAGACCATCACGCCCGACGTCGTGATCGCCGCAACCGGCTATCGCACCGGGCTGGAGCCGATGCTCGGCCAGCTCGGCGTGCTCGACGGCAAGGGCGTGCCGCTGTTCAACGGCGCCGACAGCGATCCAAAGCTGCCGGGCCTGTGGTTCACCGGCATGCGGCCGAGCATCCGCGGCTGCTTTGCCAATGCTAGGATCCAGGGCGCCGCAATCGCCCGCAAGATCGCCGGACAGCGGCGCTGA
- a CDS encoding tyrosine-type recombinase/integrase, translating to MLVKIKGIHKVKMTLADGSKETYYYAWRGGPRMKEKPHTEAFSREHARLREKAAETVKVILTLDHLIEHFTGPEHQRNPDFLVLAESTRVDHLYAYKLVRKHWPECPLAFTQAKGFKGDIRKWHRSMRANPRKADKALFSLSKAFSYAIETEYQGIEKNPCTGINRLYEGSRKEFLWTQEQIELARAKLEPHLLLPFEIALATGQRQGDILAMSWKQWDGKYLQFAQSKTGKKLKVLANTRIKTMLDTLLPANKDKLRICLNSRGRPWTKDGFKSSWGKAMSSEEINIEGVTYHDLRGTFICERAREGSSIEDITRISGHSMAEIRSVLEKHYLATDQGLSDAVILRSEKNP from the coding sequence GTGCTGGTAAAGATTAAGGGCATCCACAAAGTCAAGATGACGCTCGCCGACGGATCCAAGGAGACCTACTACTACGCCTGGCGTGGCGGACCCAGGATGAAGGAGAAGCCGCATACCGAAGCTTTCTCCCGGGAGCATGCCCGTCTCAGGGAGAAGGCCGCCGAGACGGTCAAGGTGATCCTCACCCTGGATCATCTGATCGAGCACTTCACCGGGCCGGAGCATCAGCGCAATCCCGACTTCCTGGTTCTCGCCGAGAGCACCAGGGTCGATCATCTCTATGCCTACAAGCTGGTTCGAAAGCACTGGCCGGAATGTCCCCTCGCCTTCACCCAGGCGAAGGGATTCAAGGGCGATATTCGCAAGTGGCATCGCTCCATGCGAGCCAATCCACGCAAGGCCGACAAGGCACTGTTCTCGCTGTCCAAGGCGTTCTCCTACGCCATCGAGACCGAGTATCAGGGCATCGAGAAGAACCCATGCACCGGCATCAACCGGCTCTACGAGGGATCCAGAAAGGAATTCCTCTGGACCCAGGAGCAGATAGAACTGGCTCGCGCAAAGCTTGAGCCGCATCTGCTGCTGCCTTTCGAGATCGCTCTCGCCACCGGCCAGCGCCAGGGTGACATCCTCGCCATGAGCTGGAAGCAGTGGGACGGCAAATACCTGCAGTTCGCCCAGTCGAAGACGGGCAAGAAGCTCAAGGTGCTGGCCAACACCCGCATCAAGACCATGCTCGACACCCTGCTGCCGGCCAACAAGGACAAGCTGCGGATCTGCCTCAACTCCCGCGGCCGTCCGTGGACCAAGGACGGTTTCAAATCTTCCTGGGGCAAGGCCATGAGCTCGGAAGAGATCAACATCGAAGGCGTCACCTATCACGATCTGCGCGGCACATTTATTTGCGAGCGCGCTCGTGAAGGATCCTCGATCGAGGACATTACACGCATCTCCGGCCACTCAATGGCCGAAATCAGATCGGTGCTGGAAAAGCATTATCTCGCCACCGACCAGGGGCTTTCCGACGCGGTTATCCTGCGCTCTGAAAAGAACCCCTAG
- a CDS encoding ETC complex I subunit has protein sequence MSARIFSPAKTAMQSGKAKTGRWVLEFDPAQRKKIDPLMGYTTSGDMLSQIRLTFDTREEAVAYAEKEGLAFRVEEPKEPKRRQISYAENFRYDRRTPWTH, from the coding sequence ATGTCCGCGCGCATTTTCAGCCCAGCCAAAACCGCGATGCAATCCGGCAAGGCCAAGACCGGTCGCTGGGTGCTGGAATTCGATCCCGCGCAGCGCAAGAAGATCGACCCGCTGATGGGCTACACCACCTCTGGCGACATGTTGAGCCAGATCAGGCTGACTTTCGACACCAGGGAAGAGGCGGTGGCCTATGCCGAGAAGGAAGGCCTTGCCTTCCGCGTCGAGGAGCCGAAGGAGCCCAAGCGCCGGCAGATTTCCTACGCGGAGAATTTCCGCTATGACCGCAGGACGCCCTGGACGCACTGA